A part of Hydrogenobacter sp. T-8 genomic DNA contains:
- the glgB gene encoding 1,4-alpha-glucan branching protein GlgB translates to MRVFYDFSLITDYDVYLFKEGSHCRLYEKLGCHLFEDGAYFAVWAPHAEQVFLFGDFNSWDKHSLPLRKREDGSGIWEGFVKGVKKGQRYKYHLYTSWGYWTDRADPFGFFHETPPLTASIVWELNYEWHDAEWLRKRRELNHHRSPISIYEVHLGSWRRVPEEGNRWLSYRELAPLLAEYVKEMGFTHVEFLPVMEHPFYGSWGYQITGYFAPTSRYGTPQDFMYLVDYLHQEGIGVILDWVPSHFPTDGHGLAYFDGTHLYEYGDWRKGWHPDWKSYVFDYGKGEVRSFLLSSAHFWLEKYHVDGLRVDAVASMLYLDYSRHEWVPNIYGGKENLEAIDFLKKLNTCLYRDFEGIQTIAEESTAFPMVSRPVYLGGLGFGFKWNMGWMNDTLFYMSKDPIYRKYHHHQLTFSIWYAFSENFILPLSHDEVVHGKGSLISKMPGDYWQKFANLRLLFGYMWTHPGKKLLFMGGEFAQWREWNHDQSLDWHLLQYESHRGIQRLIKDLNKLYREEKALHELDCEPEGFEWVDFYDWEKSIISYLRKSSKGDLLLVVCNFTPVPRFEYRIGVPKAGFWKELLNTDSEIYGGSNLGNMGGVWAEEVPFHGRPFSLKLTLPPLAVVVLKKVL, encoded by the coding sequence ATGAGGGTTTTTTATGACTTTTCCCTTATAACCGACTACGATGTATACCTTTTTAAAGAAGGTTCTCATTGTAGGCTATATGAAAAGTTGGGCTGTCATCTTTTTGAAGATGGTGCCTATTTTGCGGTATGGGCTCCCCATGCGGAGCAAGTTTTCCTTTTTGGAGATTTCAATAGTTGGGACAAGCACTCCCTGCCTTTGAGGAAAAGAGAAGATGGCTCGGGTATATGGGAAGGCTTTGTAAAAGGTGTCAAAAAGGGTCAAAGGTATAAATACCACCTTTATACTTCGTGGGGCTACTGGACAGACAGGGCAGACCCCTTTGGCTTTTTTCACGAAACTCCACCCTTGACCGCCTCTATCGTATGGGAGCTAAATTATGAATGGCACGACGCAGAATGGCTAAGGAAAAGAAGGGAGCTAAACCATCACAGGTCTCCCATAAGCATATACGAGGTTCATCTTGGTTCGTGGAGAAGAGTGCCAGAAGAGGGAAACAGATGGCTAAGCTATAGAGAGCTTGCACCTCTTTTGGCAGAGTATGTAAAGGAAATGGGTTTTACCCACGTGGAGTTTCTACCTGTGATGGAGCATCCCTTTTATGGGTCTTGGGGCTATCAGATAACGGGCTACTTTGCACCCACTTCACGCTATGGCACACCTCAAGACTTTATGTATCTTGTGGACTATCTCCATCAAGAGGGTATTGGAGTCATCCTTGATTGGGTTCCCTCTCACTTTCCCACCGATGGGCATGGGCTGGCATACTTTGATGGGACCCACCTTTATGAGTATGGAGATTGGAGAAAGGGCTGGCATCCCGACTGGAAAAGCTACGTTTTTGACTATGGAAAGGGTGAGGTAAGGTCCTTTCTGCTCAGCTCCGCTCACTTTTGGCTTGAGAAATACCACGTGGACGGTCTTAGGGTAGATGCGGTTGCCAGCATGCTCTACTTGGACTACTCAAGGCATGAATGGGTTCCCAACATATACGGTGGCAAAGAAAACCTTGAAGCCATAGACTTTTTGAAAAAGCTCAATACATGCCTATACAGGGATTTTGAGGGCATACAGACTATAGCGGAAGAGTCTACCGCCTTTCCCATGGTAAGCAGACCCGTGTATCTTGGTGGGCTTGGCTTTGGCTTTAAATGGAACATGGGCTGGATGAACGACACGCTTTTTTACATGTCCAAAGACCCCATATACAGGAAATACCACCATCATCAGCTCACCTTTAGCATCTGGTATGCCTTTTCTGAAAACTTTATACTTCCCCTTTCCCACGACGAAGTAGTCCATGGCAAAGGCTCACTCATATCCAAGATGCCAGGCGACTATTGGCAAAAGTTTGCCAACCTTAGGCTCCTCTTCGGATACATGTGGACTCATCCAGGGAAAAAGCTCCTCTTTATGGGTGGAGAGTTTGCTCAGTGGCGAGAGTGGAACCATGACCAAAGTCTTGATTGGCATCTTCTTCAATACGAGAGCCACAGAGGAATTCAAAGGCTCATAAAGGACCTAAATAAGCTCTACAGAGAAGAGAAGGCACTTCACGAGCTGGATTGCGAGCCAGAGGGCTTTGAATGGGTAGATTTCTATGACTGGGAGAAGAGTATTATTAGCTACCTTAGGAAATCCTCCAAGGGAGACCTCTTGCTTGTGGTTTGCAACTTCACACCCGTTCCTCGCTTTGAATACAGAATAGGTGTACCAAAGGCAGGCTTTTGGAAGGAGCTTTTAAACACAGACTCTGAGATATACGGTGGCTCAAACCTTGGTAATATGGGTGGAGTATGGGCGGAAGAAGTGCCTTTTCATGGAAGACCTTTCTCTCTTAAACTTACACTACCACCTCTTGCGGTGGTGGTATTAAAGAAGGTTTTATAA
- a CDS encoding DsrE family protein, with translation MKAILGLLLIFSVVFAQPHGRVVQTPYAKPFKVVYELFLDHPEKIRPALGWISNVIFVLTNPPYNYSPDDIHIVVVSHGRELPVFAMKNKEQYADVVERLENLSMYGVEFKVCKMAAEQIYGLSEKDFYPFVELVPSAITEIIHWQLQGYALMIPQVFEIRR, from the coding sequence ATGAAAGCAATATTGGGATTGCTTTTAATCTTTAGCGTGGTCTTTGCTCAGCCACACGGAAGGGTGGTGCAAACGCCTTATGCAAAACCCTTCAAAGTGGTTTATGAGCTATTTCTTGACCATCCAGAGAAGATAAGACCAGCTCTTGGATGGATATCCAATGTTATCTTTGTCCTCACAAACCCTCCTTATAATTACAGTCCAGATGATATACACATAGTGGTGGTTTCTCATGGCAGAGAGCTTCCTGTTTTTGCCATGAAAAACAAAGAGCAGTATGCGGATGTGGTAGAAAGGCTTGAAAACCTTAGCATGTATGGAGTAGAGTTTAAGGTGTGCAAAATGGCAGCGGAGCAAATATATGGACTTTCAGAAAAGGACTTTTATCCCTTTGTTGAGCTTGTCCCTTCCGCTATAACAGAGATAATCCACTGGCAACTCCAAGGCTACGCCCTAATGATACCTCAAGTTTTTGAAATAAGAAGATAA
- a CDS encoding HEPN domain-containing protein yields the protein MERYAKSLDLYYIPTRYPNGLPAGKPSDYYTEEEAREAIDACNNILQWCKAHIHKEG from the coding sequence GTGGAAAGATACGCTAAGAGCCTTGACCTGTATTACATACCAACGAGATATCCCAATGGTCTGCCTGCAGGCAAACCCTCTGACTATTACACAGAGGAAGAGGCACGGGAGGCAATAGATGCGTGCAATAATATCCTGCAATGGTGCAAAGCTCATATACATAAGGAAGGATGA
- a CDS encoding PaaI family thioesterase: MQLKTHLKIDKSLSGEIIELSEGSAVLKLKTDSRMVADEKGLVHGGFIFSLADFCAMATVNEPTVVLAQASIKFLKPVVVGDELIAEGRLIKTEGKKRWVFVEVKRGKEKVAEGEFLCVIPEKHVLS, from the coding sequence ATGCAGTTAAAGACTCACTTAAAGATTGACAAAAGCCTTAGCGGTGAGATTATTGAACTTTCTGAAGGCTCTGCGGTGCTTAAGCTGAAGACAGACAGTAGGATGGTGGCGGATGAGAAGGGTCTTGTGCATGGAGGCTTTATCTTTTCTCTTGCGGACTTTTGTGCCATGGCAACGGTAAACGAGCCAACAGTGGTGTTGGCACAGGCAAGTATAAAGTTTTTAAAGCCAGTGGTGGTAGGAGATGAGCTTATAGCGGAGGGAAGGCTCATAAAGACGGAGGGTAAAAAGCGATGGGTTTTTGTGGAGGTTAAAAGGGGAAAAGAGAAGGTTGCAGAGGGGGAGTTCCTCTGCGTAATTCCAGAAAAGCACGTGTTATCTTAG
- a CDS encoding IS110 family transposase produces MLYIGADISKDKVSVAFARKGQFLLSKEFAISTEDLNLIRLTIHQTGERKITVFLEQTGIYSFPVISFLWELRTQGYEVSIRLVDGLRFHRYIKLYGEKKTDKKDAVSLVKYGMEGLPTRELTESDIRVYWLKWLITEREKLIKERTMIQNFLRQKIEVLYPDMKQYNKTQFWSRVLNYDFVKEKSITGILYTGLLKRDIERIRLINKQVEEVEEDIKDFIETYHREDTEILRSFGFSYITCAYLISVYINVERFPDVKRFKSYMGLGLRVHQSGKKEKNVVNNYTNKLVRKLIYMYVIQAIRERSNHKRVKEYFLRIKEREQSAKKAVYKTASKVIEWVYYCLKHKEKFSQEDRHETQQANTCQTNSQ; encoded by the coding sequence ATGTTATACATTGGAGCGGACATTAGCAAGGACAAGGTTAGTGTAGCCTTTGCAAGAAAAGGACAGTTTTTACTAAGCAAGGAGTTTGCCATATCAACCGAAGACCTGAACCTGATAAGATTAACCATACACCAGACTGGAGAAAGGAAAATAACCGTATTCTTGGAACAGACGGGAATTTATTCCTTTCCAGTTATATCCTTCCTATGGGAACTGAGAACACAGGGCTACGAAGTAAGCATAAGGCTGGTAGACGGGCTGAGATTTCATAGATACATAAAGCTGTATGGAGAAAAGAAAACGGACAAAAAGGACGCAGTTAGCCTAGTAAAGTATGGAATGGAAGGGCTACCCACGAGGGAGCTGACCGAGAGTGATATAAGAGTATACTGGCTAAAGTGGTTAATCACAGAAAGAGAAAAGCTGATAAAAGAGAGGACTATGATACAGAACTTTTTGAGGCAGAAGATAGAGGTGTTATATCCAGACATGAAACAATACAATAAGACCCAGTTTTGGAGTAGGGTTCTCAATTACGATTTTGTCAAGGAAAAGAGCATAACGGGAATACTATACACAGGGCTACTGAAAAGGGATATAGAGAGGATAAGGCTAATAAACAAGCAAGTGGAAGAAGTAGAGGAGGACATAAAGGACTTCATAGAGACATACCACAGGGAAGACACTGAAATACTCAGAAGTTTTGGATTCTCATATATAACATGTGCCTACCTAATAAGCGTATACATCAATGTGGAGAGGTTTCCAGATGTCAAAAGGTTTAAGAGTTATATGGGTTTAGGTCTCAGAGTGCATCAGTCAGGAAAGAAGGAGAAAAACGTAGTAAACAACTACACGAACAAGTTAGTGAGAAAGCTGATATACATGTATGTCATACAAGCCATCCGAGAGAGGTCCAACCACAAAAGGGTTAAGGAATACTTCCTGAGAATTAAGGAAAGAGAACAGTCAGCGAAAAAGGCAGTCTATAAAACTGCCAGCAAGGTCATAGAATGGGTTTATTACTGTCTTAAACATAAGGAAAAATTCAGTCAGGAGGATAGACATGAGACACAACAGGCAAACACTTGCCAAACTAATAGCCAATAG
- a CDS encoding PhoH family protein, with product MTERVEERLDLGSFDEKFYAIVGRGDENLKYFSQLFDVKISARGTEILIRGEEDRVRAVYEFLRDIIKELRTSTLTPQEVKERAKNYVQLRLEREEVPKEEIILITHRKKAILPKTHTQSIYVDAIKNNDIVFGIGPAGTGKTYLAMAMALAHLKANKVNKIILTRPAVEAGEKLGFLPGGIAEKVDPYLRPLYDALYDMVDYDKVSYMLERNIIEIAPLAFMRGRTLNDAFIILDEAQNSTKEQMKMFLTRIGFGSKVVITGDITQIDLPKREQSGLVEAIKVLQGIEGISFVWFKEEDVVRHPIVARIIKAYEEFERAKEEQGFSKEGEGKG from the coding sequence ATGACGGAAAGAGTAGAAGAAAGGCTTGACCTCGGAAGTTTTGATGAGAAGTTCTATGCTATTGTAGGCAGGGGGGATGAAAACCTTAAGTATTTTTCACAACTTTTTGATGTAAAGATATCTGCAAGGGGGACAGAGATACTAATAAGAGGTGAAGAAGACAGAGTCCGGGCAGTATACGAGTTCCTAAGGGACATAATAAAGGAACTCAGAACATCCACCTTAACTCCTCAAGAGGTAAAAGAGAGAGCAAAAAATTACGTCCAGCTAAGGCTTGAAAGGGAAGAAGTTCCAAAAGAAGAGATAATACTCATAACCCACAGGAAAAAAGCCATACTACCAAAAACACATACGCAAAGCATATATGTGGACGCTATAAAAAATAACGACATAGTCTTTGGAATTGGTCCAGCAGGGACAGGCAAGACCTATCTCGCCATGGCGATGGCATTGGCACACTTAAAGGCAAACAAGGTTAACAAAATAATACTTACCAGACCTGCGGTAGAGGCTGGAGAAAAGCTGGGCTTTCTACCCGGTGGCATAGCGGAAAAGGTAGACCCATACCTTAGACCCCTTTATGACGCCCTCTATGACATGGTGGACTATGATAAGGTAAGCTATATGCTTGAGAGGAACATAATAGAAATAGCACCTCTTGCCTTTATGAGAGGAAGAACGCTTAACGATGCCTTCATAATATTGGACGAAGCACAGAACTCTACAAAAGAGCAGATGAAGATGTTTCTCACTCGTATAGGTTTTGGCTCAAAAGTAGTTATAACAGGTGATATAACACAGATAGACCTTCCTAAGAGAGAGCAATCGGGTTTAGTAGAAGCCATAAAGGTTTTGCAGGGCATAGAGGGTATTAGCTTTGTATGGTTTAAAGAGGAGGATGTGGTCAGACACCCTATAGTTGCAAGGATAATAAAAGCCTATGAAGAGTTTGAAAGAGCAAAAGAAGAACAAGGTTTTAGTAAGGAAGGAGAAGGGAAAGGTTAG
- a CDS encoding HU family DNA-binding protein yields the protein MRHNRQTLAKLIANRLRSKEDTIKKILDSLVETAREEIMKGNEIMLKGLGRLYTRKGRVKFKSYIRRRHD from the coding sequence ATGAGACACAACAGGCAAACACTTGCCAAACTAATAGCCAATAGGCTAAGGTCTAAGGAGGACACTATAAAGAAGATACTGGATAGCCTTGTAGAGACCGCAAGAGAGGAAATCATGAAAGGAAACGAAATCATGCTTAAGGGACTGGGAAGGCTTTACACAAGGAAGGGAAGGGTCAAGTTCAAAAGCTACATAAGGAGGAGACATGATTAA
- the htpX gene encoding zinc metalloprotease HtpX, with protein sequence MGYAIRSVILLGVLTGLFLFVGNLIGGKTGMTIALLLAGIMNFIAYWFSDKIVLAMYGAKEIPYEEAPWLHRMVEELAQRANIPKPKVYLVPMEQPNAFATGRGPSNGAVAVTSGILRLLNERELRGVLAHEIGHIKNRDVLVATMAATIAGAISYLVNMLQWALIFGHSRDGENNNNPLSLIASIAMIIITPIIATIIQMAISRSREYMADETGARISGDPLALASALEKIHNYVHQIPAEVNQGTAHLFIENPLSGQGIWELFSTHPSTEKRIARLKELARQMGVFVY encoded by the coding sequence ATGGGCTACGCAATAAGGAGCGTTATACTGCTCGGAGTTTTAACTGGTCTTTTTTTGTTTGTAGGCAATCTAATAGGTGGTAAGACTGGAATGACCATAGCCCTCCTGCTGGCAGGAATTATGAATTTTATCGCCTACTGGTTTTCTGACAAGATAGTGCTTGCTATGTATGGTGCGAAAGAGATACCTTACGAAGAAGCCCCATGGCTGCACAGGATGGTGGAAGAGCTCGCCCAGAGGGCAAACATACCAAAGCCTAAAGTATACCTTGTTCCGATGGAACAGCCCAACGCCTTTGCTACAGGAAGAGGACCTTCTAACGGTGCAGTGGCAGTCACTTCTGGTATACTCAGGCTCTTGAACGAGAGGGAGCTAAGAGGTGTGCTAGCTCATGAGATTGGACACATAAAGAACAGAGATGTGTTAGTTGCCACTATGGCAGCAACCATAGCGGGTGCCATATCTTACCTTGTAAACATGCTACAATGGGCTCTCATATTCGGACACTCCAGAGACGGCGAGAATAACAACAATCCCCTTTCCCTTATAGCAAGCATAGCCATGATAATCATAACACCCATAATAGCTACCATTATCCAAATGGCTATATCTCGTTCAAGGGAATATATGGCGGACGAAACTGGTGCAAGGATCTCTGGAGACCCTCTTGCCCTCGCCAGTGCTCTTGAGAAGATACACAACTATGTGCATCAAATCCCAGCAGAAGTCAACCAAGGAACCGCTCACCTTTTTATAGAGAATCCTCTCTCTGGTCAAGGTATATGGGAGCTTTTCTCCACACACCCATCCACAGAGAAGAGAATTGCAAGGCTCAAGGAGCTTGCAAGGCAGATGGGAGTCTTTGTATACTAA
- a CDS encoding major capsid protein — translation MKKYLMPLATLGLVLGFGAFAPASADILEDATNAVNTLVSGVQTLLTAVASILIFFLTYKIIKRALGRA, via the coding sequence ATGAAGAAGTATCTTATGCCTTTGGCTACTCTTGGCTTGGTGTTAGGTTTTGGTGCTTTTGCCCCTGCCTCAGCGGATATACTTGAAGATGCTACCAACGCAGTTAATACTCTTGTCAGTGGTGTTCAGACCCTTCTTACTGCTGTGGCTTCCATTCTGATATTCTTCCTAACCTACAAGATTATAAAGAGGGCTCTTGGCAGGGCTTAA
- a CDS encoding zonular occludens toxin domain-containing protein, with protein sequence MAVVFITGTPGAGKSYYAVLRIVQELKDTSKLIITNIDGLDKQKVAFYLDKEDLLNLWTLDEFLSVVYGLANLHYDGNYRNAFLTLLNVDFWKRVILPYFYKELGYKRFIFYLDEFQSIIDEDTDLHQSQKFFFDYHRHLGIDIYLITQSVQRMNKAIRNIAEVELRLVNLRMFGLSSVVLLKTLIGGVVVKKKLLKYDPRIFVLYRSALVEHLKGVRGRPPVMLFVGLFLLLFALFQGFSYMSKTGGSLLPKPKVSNAVPNSDANTNTKKSASNPQPSSQPFSSPPSYSPPPASYYSSKPPPSPPPSSSSLPSLPAPASSRDVPPSGSYVIIYSSDSPSPPHSSVPVPSEPTVRVIE encoded by the coding sequence ATGGCGGTAGTTTTTATAACAGGCACACCGGGGGCTGGCAAAAGCTACTATGCGGTTCTTCGTATTGTGCAAGAGCTTAAGGACACTTCTAAGCTAATAATTACTAATATTGATGGTCTGGATAAGCAAAAGGTCGCCTTCTATTTAGATAAGGAAGACCTTTTGAACCTCTGGACTTTGGATGAGTTTCTTTCTGTTGTTTATGGTCTTGCAAATCTTCATTACGATGGCAATTATAGGAATGCCTTCCTTACTCTTCTTAATGTGGATTTTTGGAAAAGGGTTATTCTTCCCTACTTTTATAAAGAACTTGGTTATAAGAGGTTTATTTTCTATCTGGATGAATTTCAGTCCATTATTGATGAGGATACTGACCTGCACCAGTCCCAGAAGTTTTTCTTTGACTATCACCGTCACCTTGGGATAGATATATATCTGATAACTCAGAGCGTTCAGAGGATGAATAAGGCTATTCGTAATATTGCTGAGGTAGAACTGCGTCTTGTAAACCTTCGTATGTTTGGGCTTTCTTCTGTTGTTCTGCTTAAGACCCTCATCGGTGGCGTTGTGGTAAAGAAGAAGTTACTTAAGTATGACCCTCGTATTTTTGTCCTTTACAGGTCTGCACTTGTTGAGCATCTTAAGGGTGTTCGTGGGCGTCCTCCTGTTATGCTGTTTGTTGGTCTTTTTCTCTTGCTCTTTGCCCTGTTTCAGGGATTTTCTTACATGTCAAAGACTGGTGGGTCTCTTCTTCCTAAGCCTAAGGTATCAAATGCAGTTCCTAATTCTGATGCTAATACAAATACAAAGAAGTCAGCTAGTAATCCTCAACCTTCCTCTCAACCCTTTAGCAGTCCGCCTTCTTATTCTCCTCCTCCGGCATCATACTACTCCTCTAAGCCACCGCCTTCTCCACCACCTTCTTCATCCTCTTTGCCTTCTTTGCCCGCTCCTGCAAGTTCTCGTGATGTTCCACCTTCTGGTAGTTATGTGATTATTTATTCTTCTGACTCACCTTCACCACCGCACTCTTCAGTTCCAGTCCCTTCTGAACCTACTGTTAGGGTGATTGAATAA
- a CDS encoding rolling circle replication-associated protein has protein sequence MTDLIGLYVDPLEQEKDLYSYPSWWLSSLSRLPCSLGQSSFRVSTPKSRYHRRNYYYWLKHVDIPKANWLLITLTLTRENMPLAVAWLLIGYFISLFLNRMRNYFRRSGKKISYIWFIEPHEDGYPHVHILISFPFVSIERIVRWWRDGSGQPLSAPQGVDVKFIGQNTQQVRDYLLKYLVKSHDKLFTFQALDRIRGFTFPFRALVRLSTLLIWFFSVRLFGHSHGLFLRPALGQEVYTFQGFVPTYSLYRFRYAPIGIDFSQFLFSMYYTESLDLPESSIFDIFELLT, from the coding sequence ATGACTGACCTTATTGGTCTTTATGTTGACCCTTTGGAGCAAGAAAAGGATTTATATTCTTATCCCTCATGGTGGCTTTCTTCTCTTTCCCGTCTTCCTTGCTCTCTGGGTCAGTCCTCTTTTAGGGTCTCCACTCCAAAATCTCGCTACCATAGGCGTAATTACTACTACTGGCTTAAGCATGTTGACATTCCTAAGGCTAACTGGCTACTTATTACCTTGACCTTGACAAGGGAAAACATGCCTCTGGCGGTTGCTTGGCTTTTGATTGGCTACTTCATTTCTCTCTTTCTCAATCGCATGCGTAATTACTTCCGTAGGTCTGGGAAGAAGATTTCATATATCTGGTTCATTGAACCTCACGAGGATGGCTATCCACATGTTCACATTCTCATATCCTTCCCTTTCGTTAGCATTGAAAGGATAGTCCGCTGGTGGCGTGATGGTTCAGGTCAGCCTCTTTCTGCTCCTCAGGGCGTGGATGTTAAGTTCATAGGTCAAAATACCCAGCAGGTTAGGGACTATCTTTTAAAGTATCTCGTTAAGTCCCATGACAAGCTTTTCACCTTTCAGGCTCTTGATAGAATTCGGGGCTTTACTTTTCCCTTCAGGGCTTTGGTGCGTCTTTCCACACTTCTTATATGGTTCTTTTCCGTTCGTCTCTTCGGTCATTCTCATGGTTTGTTTTTGCGTCCTGCTTTGGGTCAAGAAGTCTATACTTTTCAGGGTTTTGTCCCCACTTATTCCCTCTACCGTTTCCGTTATGCCCCTATCGGCATTGACTTCTCGCAGTTCCTTTTTTCCATGTATTACACCGAAAGCCTTGACCTTCCTGAAAGTTCCATTTTTGACATTTTTGAGCTTTTAACTTAG
- a CDS encoding type II toxin-antitoxin system RelE family toxin codes for MYKLLFKKSVSDDFKRIDRQHTYRILSAIEELSINPYPKNMKF; via the coding sequence ATGTATAAACTACTCTTCAAAAAATCGGTAAGCGATGACTTCAAAAGGATTGACCGCCAGCACACCTATAGGATACTCTCTGCCATTGAAGAGCTCTCTATCAATCCGTATCCTAAAAATATGAAGTTCTAA
- a CDS encoding phosphoribosylanthranilate isomerase has translation MVKIKLCGFTREEDIKKAVSLNVDYLGIILYPKSPRYVEMGRAVKLLEAVKGPKSVAVMVNPTLEEAKEALEMGFDLIQLHGEESIDFTMEIGIERVIKAFRSCPGLKVQEEWKKAHAVLLDACSESYGGSGKRSDWSTAKELVERGFRVILAGGLNSESVREAIKAVKPFGVDVSSGIEISPGIKDHKKMEEFVHAVKDSLKD, from the coding sequence ATGGTAAAAATAAAACTCTGCGGTTTTACAAGGGAAGAGGACATAAAAAAAGCAGTGAGCCTAAATGTGGATTACTTAGGCATAATACTCTATCCCAAAAGTCCAAGGTATGTGGAGATGGGTAGGGCTGTGAAACTTCTTGAGGCTGTAAAGGGTCCTAAAAGTGTGGCAGTTATGGTAAATCCTACCCTGGAGGAGGCAAAGGAGGCTTTAGAGATGGGCTTTGACCTTATTCAACTTCACGGAGAGGAGAGCATAGACTTTACCATGGAGATTGGCATAGAAAGGGTCATAAAAGCCTTTAGGAGTTGTCCAGGGCTCAAGGTCCAAGAGGAGTGGAAAAAAGCACATGCGGTGCTTCTTGATGCTTGTTCAGAATCCTACGGTGGAAGTGGCAAAAGGTCTGATTGGAGCACTGCAAAGGAGCTTGTGGAAAGAGGCTTTAGGGTAATTCTCGCAGGTGGCTTGAATTCTGAAAGCGTGAGGGAAGCTATAAAAGCTGTGAAACCCTTTGGGGTTGATGTCTCTTCTGGTATAGAGATAAGCCCTGGTATAAAAGACCATAAAAAAATGGAGGAGTTTGTCCATGCAGTTAAAGACTCACTTAAAGATTGA
- a CDS encoding nucleotidyltransferase family protein, which produces MRAIISCNGAKLIYIRKDELLSFLKDLAESMKSELEGVSEVYLFGSLAKGEERGLSDVDLLVVVREKLDRSNFWKVYREIFNFVADRLKMDFDLVVVEESKKEETLRRLGAYLLISKT; this is translated from the coding sequence ATGCGTGCAATAATATCCTGCAATGGTGCAAAGCTCATATACATAAGGAAGGATGAGCTCCTGAGCTTTCTCAAAGACTTAGCTGAGAGTATGAAGAGCGAGCTGGAAGGTGTGAGCGAAGTATACCTTTTTGGCTCTTTGGCAAAGGGCGAAGAGAGAGGGCTTAGCGATGTGGACTTGCTCGTAGTGGTAAGAGAAAAGTTAGATAGGTCAAACTTCTGGAAGGTTTACAGAGAAATATTTAACTTTGTCGCAGACAGGCTTAAAATGGACTTTGACTTGGTGGTGGTAGAAGAGAGCAAAAAGGAAGAAACTCTAAGAAGGCTCGGGGCTTATCTTCTTATTTCAAAAACTTGA
- the ybeY gene encoding rRNA maturation RNase YbeY produces the protein MKSLKEQKKNKVLVRKEKGKVRIRWIRDIVSKLLDSQGLEGIELSVYLTDDENIRLLNKNFRGKDKATDVLSFIYNEQVGGYKLLGEIVISIDTAKRQAKELGHSLEEEIKRLLVHGFVHLLGYDHELGEEEEKHFMELEKRLIESLSSYL, from the coding sequence ATGAAGAGTTTGAAAGAGCAAAAGAAGAACAAGGTTTTAGTAAGGAAGGAGAAGGGAAAGGTTAGGATTAGATGGATTAGGGATATAGTTAGTAAGTTGTTAGATAGTCAAGGCTTAGAAGGTATAGAGCTAAGTGTATACCTAACGGATGACGAGAATATAAGGCTTCTAAACAAAAACTTTAGAGGCAAGGACAAGGCTACGGATGTCCTTTCTTTTATATACAATGAGCAGGTGGGCGGATACAAACTTCTTGGCGAGATAGTCATATCTATAGACACTGCTAAAAGGCAAGCAAAAGAGTTAGGGCATAGCCTTGAAGAAGAGATAAAAAGGCTTTTGGTGCACGGCTTTGTGCATCTGTTGGGCTATGACCATGAGCTTGGAGAAGAGGAAGAGAAGCATTTTATGGAATTGGAAAAAAGGCTTATAGAAAGTCTTTCAAGCTATTTATAA